In the Sarcophilus harrisii chromosome 1, mSarHar1.11, whole genome shotgun sequence genome, one interval contains:
- the ACTL9 gene encoding actin-like protein 9 — MDLHLDDSQALSHPPSLHKGHSQTTTILDDVSLQLDGDVPFVLGDGLLEKTGAVVIDMGTGTCKSGFAGQAKPMSTVATMLGRLPEKASTASQPQLPTFIGESAREHPGLSLIQPLRNGIIVDWEAAETLWHYIFYNDLGVAPEDHALLLSDPPFSPTTNREKLVEVVFESLRSPGMYVAYQSVLSVYAHGLVSGLVVDTGHGVTHTVPVYQGYNLPHATERMDLAGAHLTAFLAEMLRGAGYPFSDRDTSLVESIKHQCCYVAADFITEQKQPAKANRETFQLPDGQVISLGKERFQCPELLFNPPEIPGLVPLGIPDMAKESLRKVPNEAREDVSQNVLLCGGSSLFPGLEQRFTKELLQGAPPQTCIAVCAQPLRNYSVWIGGSILASLRAFQSCWIQRAQYEEQGPYIVYQKCY; from the coding sequence ATGGACTTGCACTTAGATGACTCCCAGGCACTCAGTCACCCTCCTAGTCTCCACAAGGGACATTCCCAGACCACCACAATACTAGACGACGTGAGCCTGCAGTTGGATGGAGATGTCCCCTTTGTTCTGGGAGATGGGCTTTTAGAGAAGACAGGAGCTGTGGTCATCGACATGGGCACAGGCACTTGCAAGTCTGGCTTTGCCGGCCAGGCAAAGCCCATGTCCACCGTGGCCACCATGCTCGGCCGCCTACCAGAGAAGGCTTCAACAGCAAGCCAGCCTCAGCTGCCCACCTTCATCGGGGAGAGTGCTAGAGAGCACCCGGGACTCAGCCTGATCCAGCCCCTGAGGAACGGCATCATCGTGGACTGGGAGGCAGCCGAGACCCTCTGGCACTACATTTTCTACAATGACTTGGGAGTGGCCCCTGAGGATCACGCCCTCCTTCTCTCCGATCCACCATTCAGCCCCACGACCAACCGGGAAAAGCTGGTGGAGGTGGTGTTCGAGTCCCTTCGCTCTCCAGGAATGTACGTGGCCTACCAGTCAGTGCTCTCCGTCTATGCCCATGGACTGGTCAGTGGGCTGGTGGTGGATACGGGCCATGGTGTGACCCACACCGTCCCAGTCTATCAGGGCTATAACCTGCCCCACGCCACCGAGCGGATGGATTTAGCGGGGGCCCACCTGACAGCCTTCCTGGCAGAGATGCTTCGGGGTGCCGGCTACCCCTTCAGTGACCGGGACACCTCCCTGGTAGAGAGCATCAAACACCAATGCTGCTATGTTGCTGCCGACTTCATCACGGAGCAGAAACAGCCCGCCAAGGCCAACCGAGAGACCTTCCAGCTGCCCGACGGCCAGGTCATCAGCCTTGGCAAAGAGCGTTTCCAGTGCCCCGAGCTGCTCTTCAACCCCCCAGAAATACCAGGACTTGTACCACTGGGCATCCCTGACATGGCCAAGGAAAGCCTGAGGAAGGTGCCCAACGAGGCCCGTGAAGACGTTTCCCAGAATGTCCTGCTTTGTGGGGGTTCTTCCCTCTTTCCGGGGCTGGAGCAGCGGTTCACCAAGGAGCTGCTCCAAGGGGCACCTCCCCAGACCTGCATAGCCGTGTGTGCCCAGCCCCTAAGGAACTACTCTGTGTGGATTGGAGGGTCCATCCTTGCTTCTCTCCGAGCTTTTCAATCCTGCTGGATCCAACGGGCCCAGTATGAGGAGCAGGGCCCCTACATCGTCTATCAGAAGTGCTATTGA